A region of Streptomyces paludis DNA encodes the following proteins:
- the scpB gene encoding SMC-Scp complex subunit ScpB, whose amino-acid sequence MSGERHGTPGTDGDPDDAVEPLPLKPALEAVLMVVDEPATEEHLARVLDRPRRAVADALRELADEYTVQGRGFELRAVAGGWRLYSRAAYADAVESFVLDGQQARLTQAALETLAVVAYRQPVSRSRVSAVRGVNCDGVMRTLLQRGLVAEAGTEPETGAILYRTTNYFLERMGLRGLDELPQLAPFLPEADAVEAESQEGVPSFDPDAPYAPETHADDKTEL is encoded by the coding sequence GTGAGCGGTGAGCGGCACGGAACACCAGGGACGGACGGGGACCCCGACGACGCGGTCGAGCCGCTGCCCCTCAAGCCCGCCCTCGAAGCCGTCCTCATGGTCGTCGACGAGCCCGCCACCGAGGAGCACCTCGCCCGGGTCCTCGACCGCCCGCGGCGGGCCGTCGCCGACGCGCTGCGCGAACTGGCCGACGAGTACACCGTCCAGGGCCGCGGATTCGAGCTGCGGGCGGTCGCGGGCGGCTGGCGCCTCTACAGCCGGGCCGCGTACGCGGACGCGGTCGAGAGCTTCGTGCTCGACGGCCAGCAGGCCCGGCTGACGCAGGCGGCGCTGGAGACCCTCGCGGTCGTCGCGTACCGCCAGCCGGTGAGCCGGTCACGGGTCTCCGCGGTGCGCGGAGTCAACTGTGACGGGGTCATGCGGACCCTGCTCCAGCGCGGGCTCGTCGCGGAAGCGGGAACGGAACCCGAAACAGGTGCGATCCTGTACAGGACGACGAACTACTTTTTGGAGCGGATGGGCCTGCGGGGCCTGGACGAGCTGCCTCAGCTCGCTCCCTTCCTCCCCGAGGCGGACGCGGTCGAGGCCGAGAGCCAGGAAGGCGTTCCGTCGTTCGATCCGGACGCACCGTACGCGCCGGAAACCCACGCAGACGACAAGACGGAACTTTGA
- a CDS encoding segregation and condensation protein A: protein MTPPPAAARPPRRRALGRGAAGGAGEVAAETAVGSVPEAAPEPAAETVPDDGRFTVRLANFEGPFDLLLQLISKHKMDVTEVALSTVTDEFMAHLRAMGPDWDLDRTTEFLVVAATLLDLKAARLLPTAQVEDEADLALLEARDLLFARLLQYRAYKRVAEIFGARLGAEARRHPRTVGLEPHHAELLPEVVIRIGGEGLARLAARAARVRPEPQVYVDHIHAPLVSVREQAALVVARLRESGGASFQALTEDAPDTLTVVARFLALLELYRERAVALDQEEALGPLTVRWTGGDTDAVAVVTDEFDRADRADGADKAGPDERRTE from the coding sequence ATGACCCCGCCGCCCGCCGCCGCCCGTCCGCCCCGCCGCCGGGCGCTGGGGCGCGGGGCGGCGGGGGGTGCGGGGGAGGTGGCGGCGGAGACGGCTGTCGGGTCCGTGCCCGAGGCGGCGCCCGAGCCCGCCGCCGAAACCGTTCCGGACGACGGCCGTTTCACCGTCCGGCTCGCGAACTTCGAAGGCCCCTTCGATCTGCTGCTCCAGCTCATCTCGAAGCACAAGATGGATGTGACCGAGGTCGCGCTCTCCACGGTCACCGACGAGTTCATGGCCCATCTGCGCGCCATGGGCCCCGACTGGGACCTCGACCGGACCACCGAGTTCCTCGTCGTCGCGGCGACCCTGCTGGACCTCAAGGCGGCCCGGCTGCTGCCCACCGCCCAGGTCGAGGACGAGGCGGACCTCGCCCTCCTCGAAGCGCGCGACCTGCTCTTCGCGCGGCTGCTCCAGTACCGCGCGTACAAACGCGTCGCGGAGATCTTCGGCGCGCGCCTCGGGGCGGAGGCCCGGCGTCATCCCCGTACCGTCGGACTCGAACCGCACCACGCCGAGCTGCTCCCCGAGGTCGTGATCCGGATCGGCGGCGAGGGGCTGGCCCGGCTCGCGGCGCGGGCGGCCCGCGTCCGGCCGGAGCCGCAGGTGTACGTGGACCACATCCACGCGCCCCTGGTCTCCGTACGGGAACAGGCGGCGCTCGTCGTGGCCCGGCTGCGGGAGTCGGGCGGGGCCAGCTTCCAGGCGCTCACCGAGGACGCCCCCGACACCCTGACCGTCGTGGCCCGCTTTCTCGCGCTGCTGGAGCTGTACCGGGAGCGGGCCGTGGCGCTGGACCAGGAGGAGGCCCTCGGCCCGCTGACGGTCCGCTGGACGGGCGGGGACACGGACGCCGTGGCGGTCGTGACGGACGAGTTCGACAGAGCCGACAGGGCTGACGGAGCCGATAAGGCAGGTCCGGACGAGAGACGAACGGAGTGA
- a CDS encoding ParA family protein: MPVRGQNPSSGFEAVGSVAVRTFATHQHMTTAHQMMDGPHVNAMAGNEGGRESSPFADYSEVPEGHFYDPDAEYEPDPEYAATLAPDAARQRRERIGPTGRPLPYFPIPGPLTDHGPAKIIAMCNQKGGVGKTTSTINLGAALAEYGRRVLLVDFDPQGALSVGLGVNPMELDLTVYNLLMERGMAADEVLLKTAVPNMDLLPSNIDLSAAEVQLVSEVARESTLQRALKPLLPDYDYIVIDCQPSLGLLTVNALTAAHKVIVPLECEFFALRGVALLTETIEKVQERLNPELELDGILATMYDSRTVHSREVLARVVEAFDDHVYHTVIGRTVRFPETTVAGEPITTYASNSVGAAAYRQLAREVLARCHAE, from the coding sequence ATGCCGGTGAGGGGCCAGAACCCGTCGTCCGGGTTCGAGGCTGTCGGCTCCGTAGCGGTCCGCACCTTCGCCACCCACCAGCACATGACGACAGCCCACCAGATGATGGACGGCCCACACGTGAACGCCATGGCCGGCAACGAGGGCGGGCGAGAGTCCAGCCCATTCGCCGACTACAGCGAAGTGCCCGAGGGGCACTTCTACGACCCTGACGCCGAGTACGAGCCCGACCCCGAGTACGCGGCCACCCTCGCACCCGACGCCGCACGCCAGCGCCGCGAGCGGATCGGCCCGACCGGGCGTCCCCTGCCGTACTTCCCGATCCCGGGCCCGCTCACCGACCACGGCCCCGCGAAGATCATCGCGATGTGCAACCAGAAGGGCGGCGTCGGCAAGACCACGTCGACCATCAACCTGGGTGCCGCGCTCGCGGAGTACGGCCGGCGCGTGCTGCTCGTCGACTTCGACCCGCAGGGCGCCCTGTCCGTCGGGCTCGGGGTGAACCCGATGGAGCTGGACCTCACCGTCTACAACCTGCTCATGGAGCGGGGCATGGCGGCCGACGAGGTCCTCCTGAAGACCGCCGTGCCCAACATGGACCTGCTGCCGAGCAATATCGACCTCTCGGCCGCCGAGGTGCAGCTCGTCAGCGAGGTCGCGCGGGAGTCCACGCTCCAGCGCGCCCTGAAGCCGCTCCTCCCGGACTACGACTACATCGTGATCGACTGTCAGCCCTCGCTCGGTCTGCTGACCGTGAACGCGCTGACCGCCGCGCACAAGGTGATCGTGCCGCTGGAGTGCGAGTTCTTCGCGCTGCGCGGGGTGGCCCTGCTCACCGAGACCATCGAGAAGGTCCAGGAGCGGCTCAACCCCGAGCTGGAACTGGACGGCATCCTCGCCACCATGTACGACTCCCGTACGGTGCACAGCCGCGAGGTCCTCGCCCGTGTGGTCGAGGCGTTCGACGATCACGTCTACCACACCGTGATCGGGCGGACCGTGCGCTTCCCGGAGACCACCGTCGCCGGTGAGCCCATCACCACGTACGCCTCGAACTCCGTCGGCGCCGCCGCCTACCGCCAGCTCGCCAGGGAGGTGCTCGCCCGGTGTCACGCCGAGTGA
- the ald gene encoding alanine dehydrogenase, whose protein sequence is MLVGIPREVKNNEFRVAITPAGVHELVRQGHQVVIERDAGAGSSITDEEYTAAGARILATADEVWAAADLLLKVKEPVAEEYHRLRKDQTLFTYLHLAASRACTDALLESGTTAIAYETVETANRALPLLAPMSEVAGRLAPQVGAYHLMRSAGGRGVLPGGVPGTAPGHAVVIGAGVSGWNATQIAVGMGFQVTLLDRDISKLREADRIFGTRVRTIVSNSFELEKAVVEADLVIGAVLIPGAKAPKLVTNELVARMKPGSVLVDIAIDQGGCFEDSRPTTHAEPTFRVHESVFYCVANMPGAVPHTSTYALTNATLPYILELANHGWTEALRRDPALAKGLNTHDGQVVYREVAEAHGLDHAELGTLLG, encoded by the coding sequence GTGCTGGTCGGAATCCCCCGCGAGGTCAAGAACAACGAGTTCCGGGTGGCCATCACACCCGCCGGCGTGCACGAGCTGGTGCGCCAGGGCCATCAGGTCGTCATCGAGCGGGACGCCGGCGCCGGCTCGTCCATCACGGACGAGGAGTACACGGCCGCCGGCGCGCGGATCCTGGCCACCGCCGACGAGGTCTGGGCCGCCGCCGATCTGCTGCTCAAGGTCAAGGAGCCGGTCGCCGAGGAGTACCACCGGCTGCGCAAGGACCAGACGCTCTTCACCTACCTGCACCTCGCCGCCTCCCGCGCCTGCACGGACGCCCTGCTGGAATCGGGCACCACCGCCATCGCGTACGAGACCGTCGAGACCGCGAACCGCGCGCTGCCGCTGCTCGCCCCGATGTCCGAGGTCGCCGGGCGGCTGGCGCCGCAGGTCGGCGCGTACCACCTGATGCGGTCGGCCGGCGGACGCGGTGTCCTGCCGGGCGGCGTCCCCGGTACGGCGCCGGGCCACGCCGTCGTCATCGGCGCCGGGGTCTCCGGCTGGAACGCGACCCAGATCGCCGTCGGCATGGGCTTCCAGGTCACCCTGCTCGACCGCGACATCAGCAAGCTGCGCGAGGCCGACCGGATCTTCGGCACCCGGGTGCGGACGATCGTCTCCAACTCCTTCGAACTGGAGAAGGCGGTCGTCGAGGCGGACCTCGTCATAGGGGCGGTGCTGATCCCCGGCGCGAAGGCGCCGAAGCTCGTCACCAACGAGCTGGTGGCCCGGATGAAGCCCGGAAGTGTACTTGTCGACATTGCGATTGATCAGGGCGGCTGCTTCGAGGACTCGCGCCCCACGACGCACGCCGAACCGACCTTCCGGGTCCACGAGTCGGTCTTCTACTGCGTGGCCAACATGCCGGGTGCCGTACCGCACACCTCCACCTACGCGCTGACCAACGCCACGCTGCCGTACATCCTGGAGCTGGCGAACCACGGCTGGACCGAGGCGCTGCGCCGGGACCCGGCGCTGGCCAAGGGGCTCAACACCCATGATGGCCAGGTGGTTTACCGTGAGGTCGCCGAAGCCCATGGGCTGGATCACGCCGAATTGGGCACACTTCTGGGCTGA
- a CDS encoding tetratricopeptide repeat protein: MLAAAPPPGPAPAVAAAPATSAAPAVPPGPEARFFGRQRELKSLHDDIEHAGLNTISGRKEPRARVLLIAGRPGSGRTALARQLARGLADRYPDGVVRTRLTESDGDPVPTERTAREILGVFGIGTPPGAGEDELSAMVREALGVRRVLLLLDDAADAGQVDPLVPDNPDCLVVAVAQGPLTGIPDVRPCTLGGMDPKAAIELLACFAGSVRITVDPQAAESLAEECGGQPAALALAGGWLAARPTASVADAAKRLRALPPDTELPVGGRPLARAFRLVYESLPAPAARILRLLALAPAGLADAHTASALAGCSVSAARATLDDFTTRGLLHRADFRVVAAVWDRRDADSRAAEAQYVVPGCLVPLLRTVMTAEDRPAEVQLARARMLERTVRLLQSCRAVTEPEGSAARRRLAGLPRALRFPGAAAAHAWLTSRQPALLASARLAVADGELDTLARRLVAALVRALAAHRGTEAAAPELYGLHQLVLDIAERHELYREQAAALLNIGDLDARTGRTHDALARYRAALDAGRTAGDLYATGRAMESVGGAHQDLGDWQRAADWYGRALSQRLSRGERADEARLYGRLGTVHTYAGRYGEALRNWRAAAAAYRRLQDLEGQARALSEAARVQEYAGRPHESLRTCQEAVEWARQAGDVRLQAALQLRLADTLDRLGDPTAAGLHRAAADRLLETEGNTYEIRSTSLED, encoded by the coding sequence GTGCTCGCCGCCGCGCCCCCGCCGGGGCCCGCTCCGGCGGTCGCCGCCGCGCCCGCCACTTCCGCCGCGCCCGCCGTCCCGCCCGGGCCCGAGGCGCGGTTCTTCGGCCGGCAGCGCGAGCTGAAGTCCCTGCACGACGACATCGAACACGCCGGGCTCAACACCATCTCCGGCCGCAAGGAGCCCCGCGCCCGCGTCCTGCTGATCGCCGGCCGGCCGGGCTCCGGACGTACCGCGCTCGCCCGGCAGCTGGCCCGGGGACTTGCCGACCGCTACCCGGACGGGGTCGTCCGGACGCGGCTGACCGAGTCCGACGGCGACCCCGTGCCCACCGAGCGGACCGCCCGCGAGATCCTCGGCGTCTTCGGCATCGGCACCCCGCCGGGCGCGGGGGAGGACGAGCTGTCCGCGATGGTCCGCGAGGCGCTCGGTGTCCGGCGGGTCCTGCTGCTCCTCGACGACGCGGCCGACGCCGGGCAGGTCGACCCGCTGGTTCCCGACAACCCGGACTGTCTGGTGGTCGCCGTCGCGCAGGGGCCGCTCACCGGGATCCCCGACGTACGCCCGTGCACTCTCGGCGGCATGGATCCCAAGGCCGCCATCGAACTCCTCGCGTGCTTCGCCGGATCCGTCCGCATCACCGTCGATCCGCAGGCCGCCGAGTCCCTCGCGGAGGAGTGCGGCGGCCAGCCCGCCGCACTCGCCCTCGCGGGCGGCTGGCTCGCCGCCCGGCCCACCGCCTCGGTCGCCGACGCCGCCAAGCGGCTGCGCGCGCTGCCGCCGGACACCGAACTGCCCGTCGGGGGCCGCCCGCTGGCCCGCGCCTTCCGGCTGGTGTACGAGAGCCTGCCCGCGCCCGCCGCGCGGATACTGCGTCTGCTCGCCCTCGCCCCGGCCGGGCTCGCCGACGCGCACACCGCCTCCGCGCTGGCCGGCTGCTCGGTGTCGGCCGCCCGCGCCACGCTGGACGACTTCACCACCCGGGGGCTGCTGCACCGCGCGGACTTCCGGGTGGTGGCCGCTGTCTGGGACCGCCGGGACGCGGACTCCCGGGCGGCCGAGGCCCAGTACGTCGTGCCGGGCTGCCTCGTTCCGCTGCTGCGGACCGTCATGACGGCGGAGGACCGGCCCGCCGAGGTGCAGCTCGCCCGCGCCCGGATGCTGGAGCGGACCGTACGGCTGCTCCAGTCCTGCCGCGCGGTCACCGAGCCCGAGGGGTCCGCGGCCCGGCGCCGGCTGGCCGGACTGCCGCGCGCGCTGCGCTTTCCGGGGGCCGCCGCGGCGCACGCGTGGCTGACCTCCCGGCAGCCCGCCCTGCTGGCCTCGGCCCGGCTCGCGGTCGCCGACGGCGAACTGGACACCCTGGCCCGCCGGCTGGTCGCCGCGCTGGTCAGGGCGCTCGCCGCGCACCGGGGGACCGAGGCGGCGGCGCCCGAGCTGTACGGGCTGCACCAGCTCGTCCTGGACATCGCGGAGCGCCACGAGCTGTACCGCGAGCAGGCCGCCGCGCTGCTGAACATCGGTGACCTGGACGCGCGGACCGGCCGGACGCACGACGCGCTCGCCCGCTACCGCGCCGCGCTGGACGCCGGACGGACCGCCGGGGACCTCTACGCGACCGGCCGCGCGATGGAATCCGTCGGCGGCGCCCACCAGGACCTCGGAGACTGGCAGCGGGCCGCCGACTGGTACGGGCGGGCGCTCTCCCAGCGGCTGAGCCGGGGCGAGCGGGCCGACGAGGCCCGGCTCTACGGCCGCCTCGGCACCGTCCACACCTACGCCGGGCGCTACGGCGAGGCGCTGCGCAACTGGCGGGCCGCCGCCGCCGCGTACCGCCGGCTCCAGGACCTCGAAGGCCAGGCCAGGGCGCTGAGCGAGGCCGCCCGGGTGCAGGAGTACGCCGGCCGGCCGCACGAGTCGCTGCGTACCTGCCAGGAGGCCGTCGAATGGGCGCGGCAGGCCGGTGACGTACGGCTCCAGGCCGCGCTTCAGCTCCGGCTGGCGGACACGCTGGACCGGCTCGGTGACCCGACCGCGGCCGGGCTGCACCGGGCCGCGGCGGATCGACTGCTGGAAACGGAAGGAAACACCTACGAAATCCGTAGCACTTCGCTCGAAGATTGA
- a CDS encoding NUDIX domain-containing protein produces the protein MTIKDAPEEWRVVATTTPFRGNKTSVRTDEVVMPDGTSVTRDYQVHPGSVAILALDGAGRVLVLRQYRHPVRQKLWEIPAGLLDVPGENPLHAAQRELYEEAHVKAEDWRVLTDVYTTPGGCDEAVRIFLARELSEADGERFEVSEEEADMELARVALPELVRGVLAGELHNNCLAVGVLALTAALAGDGVEALRPADAPWPARPFAS, from the coding sequence ATGACGATCAAGGACGCCCCCGAGGAGTGGCGCGTGGTCGCGACCACGACGCCCTTCCGCGGCAACAAGACCAGTGTCCGTACGGATGAAGTGGTCATGCCCGACGGCACCTCCGTCACCCGGGACTACCAGGTCCACCCCGGCTCGGTGGCGATTCTCGCCCTCGACGGCGCCGGCCGGGTCCTCGTACTGCGTCAGTACCGCCATCCCGTACGGCAGAAGCTCTGGGAGATCCCGGCCGGGCTGCTCGATGTCCCGGGCGAGAACCCGCTGCACGCGGCGCAGCGCGAGCTGTACGAGGAGGCGCACGTCAAGGCCGAGGACTGGCGGGTGCTCACCGACGTGTACACGACGCCGGGCGGCTGTGACGAGGCGGTACGGATCTTCCTCGCCCGTGAGCTGTCGGAGGCCGACGGCGAGCGCTTCGAGGTCTCCGAGGAGGAGGCCGACATGGAGCTGGCCCGGGTCGCGCTGCCGGAGCTGGTCCGGGGTGTGCTCGCGGGGGAGCTGCACAACAACTGCCTCGCGGTGGGGGTGCTCGCGCTGACCGCCGCGCTGGCGGGGGACGGTGTCGAGGCGCTGCGGCCGGCCGACGCACCGTGGCCCGCGCGTCCGTTCGCCTCCTGA
- a CDS encoding CTP synthase produces MPNRSSTSSTTKHIFVTGGVASSLGKGLTASSLGALLKARGLRVTMQKLDPYLNVDPGTMNPFQHGEVFVTNDGAETDLDIGHYERFLDVDLDGSANVTTGQVYSQVIAKERRGEYLGDTVQVIPHITNEIKHRIRRMATDDVDVVITEVGGTVGDIESLPFLETVRQVRHEVGRDNVFVVHISLLPYIGPSGELKTKPTQHSVAALRNIGIQPDAIVLRADRDVPLSIKRKISLMCDVDEAAVVACVDAKSIYDIPKVLHTEGLDAYVVRKLDLPFRDVDWTVWDDLLDRVHNPDHEVTIALVGKYIDLPDAYLSVTEAIRAGGFANKARTTVKWVASDDCKTPAGAAKQLGDVDGILIPGGFGERGVSGKVAAIRYARENKVPLLGICLGLQCIVIEAARSLAGISEANSTEFDSGTAHPVISTMEEQLAYVEGAGDLGGTMRLGLYPAKLAEGSIVREVYDDQPYVEERHRHRYEVNNSYRAELEKKAGLVFSGTSPDNKLVEYVEYGRDTHPYLVATQAHPELRSRPTRPHPLFAGLVKAAVERRESAALRAASAQVADPA; encoded by the coding sequence ATGCCGAACCGATCCTCGACTTCCTCGACGACCAAGCACATCTTCGTCACCGGGGGGGTCGCATCCTCCCTCGGCAAGGGCCTGACGGCCTCCAGCCTGGGCGCGCTGCTCAAGGCGCGCGGTCTGCGGGTCACCATGCAGAAGCTCGACCCGTATCTGAACGTCGACCCCGGCACGATGAACCCGTTCCAGCACGGTGAGGTGTTCGTCACCAACGACGGCGCCGAGACCGACCTGGACATCGGCCACTACGAGCGTTTCCTCGACGTGGACCTCGACGGCTCGGCCAATGTCACCACCGGCCAGGTCTACTCGCAGGTCATCGCCAAGGAGCGGCGCGGGGAGTATCTGGGCGACACGGTCCAGGTCATCCCGCACATCACCAACGAGATCAAGCACCGCATCCGGCGGATGGCCACCGACGACGTCGACGTGGTCATCACGGAGGTCGGCGGCACGGTCGGTGACATCGAGTCGCTGCCGTTCCTGGAGACCGTCCGGCAGGTACGGCACGAGGTGGGCCGCGACAACGTCTTCGTCGTGCACATCTCTCTGCTGCCGTACATCGGCCCGTCCGGCGAGCTGAAGACCAAGCCGACCCAGCACTCGGTGGCGGCCCTGCGGAACATCGGTATCCAGCCGGACGCGATCGTGCTCCGCGCCGACCGTGATGTGCCGCTCTCCATCAAGCGCAAGATCTCGCTGATGTGCGATGTCGACGAGGCGGCCGTGGTGGCCTGTGTGGACGCCAAGTCGATCTACGACATCCCCAAGGTGCTGCACACCGAGGGACTGGACGCCTATGTCGTCCGCAAGCTGGACCTGCCGTTCCGCGATGTGGACTGGACGGTCTGGGACGACCTGCTGGACCGGGTCCACAACCCCGACCACGAGGTCACCATCGCGCTGGTCGGCAAGTACATCGACCTGCCGGACGCGTATCTCTCGGTGACCGAGGCGATCCGGGCCGGCGGCTTCGCCAACAAGGCGCGGACCACCGTCAAGTGGGTCGCGTCGGACGACTGCAAGACACCGGCGGGCGCCGCGAAGCAGCTGGGCGATGTCGACGGGATCCTGATCCCCGGCGGCTTCGGCGAGCGCGGGGTGTCCGGCAAGGTCGCCGCCATCCGCTACGCCCGCGAGAACAAGGTCCCGCTGCTGGGGATCTGCCTGGGCCTCCAGTGCATCGTCATCGAGGCGGCGCGCAGTCTGGCCGGGATTTCCGAGGCCAACTCCACCGAGTTCGACTCGGGCACCGCGCACCCGGTGATCTCCACCATGGAGGAGCAGCTCGCCTACGTCGAGGGCGCCGGTGACCTCGGCGGCACGATGCGGCTCGGGCTCTACCCGGCGAAGCTCGCCGAGGGGTCGATCGTGCGCGAGGTCTACGACGACCAGCCGTATGTGGAGGAGCGCCACCGCCACCGCTACGAGGTCAACAACTCGTACCGCGCGGAGCTGGAGAAGAAGGCGGGTCTGGTCTTCTCGGGCACGTCCCCCGACAACAAGCTGGTCGAGTACGTCGAGTACGGGCGCGACACCCACCCGTATCTCGTGGCCACCCAGGCCCACCCGGAGCTGCGCTCCCGTCCCACGCGTCCGCATCCGCTCTTCGCGGGGCTGGTGAAGGCCGCCGTCGAGCGCCGGGAGAGCGCGGCCCTCCGGGCGGCGTCCGCGCAGGTGGCCGACCCGGCATAG
- a CDS encoding glycoside hydrolase family 15 protein, whose translation MHVAGRIEDYALIGDMQTAALVCRDGTVDWLCLPRFDSHAVFAALLGTEEHGFWRLGPAHPAGGEAPPATRRRYRGDSLILESEWDTPRGTVRVTDFMPPRDGAPQVIRIVEGISGRVPMRSALRMRFSYGRVVPWVHKVDNRTVAVAGPDSVWLDTDAETHGKDLTTYSDFTVAPGDRVAFTISWQPSHNRPPALPDPEGSLEATSDFWQEWIEHCTYHGPYREAVIRSLITLKALTYAPTGGIVAAPTTSLPEEIGGSRNWDYRYTWLRDAAITLSSLLRTGYREEARAWREWLLRAVAGDPENLQIMYGIAGERELGEAELDWLPGYENSGPVRVGNGAAHQLQLDVYGEVTEALHLAHMTGLARNDYASVLQLKLIQYLEKHWDQPDEGIWEVRGPRRHFVHSKVMAWVAVDRTIKLIEAGDADGPLERWRVLRDDIHRDVCEKGYDKERNTFTQSYGSQELDASLLLIPQMGFLPPDDKRVIGTIEAIQRELSTEDGFVLRYPTSGDDEGVDGLAGDEGAFLACSFWLADDLAMIGRVDEARKLFEKLLSLRNDLGLLAEEWDSKHQRQVGNFPQAFSHVPLIDTALRLTASGAYGG comes from the coding sequence ATGCACGTGGCCGGGCGCATCGAGGATTACGCACTCATCGGAGACATGCAGACCGCTGCCCTGGTCTGCCGGGACGGCACAGTCGACTGGCTGTGCCTGCCCCGCTTCGACTCGCACGCCGTGTTCGCGGCCCTGCTCGGTACGGAGGAGCACGGGTTCTGGCGTCTGGGCCCCGCGCACCCCGCGGGCGGCGAGGCACCGCCGGCCACCCGGCGCCGCTACCGGGGGGACTCCCTGATCCTGGAGTCCGAGTGGGACACCCCGCGCGGCACGGTCAGAGTGACCGATTTCATGCCCCCGCGTGACGGAGCGCCCCAGGTGATCCGGATCGTCGAGGGCATCAGCGGCCGGGTGCCGATGCGGTCCGCGCTGCGGATGCGCTTCAGCTACGGGCGGGTCGTGCCGTGGGTCCACAAGGTGGACAACCGCACGGTCGCCGTGGCCGGCCCCGACTCGGTCTGGCTCGACACCGACGCCGAGACGCACGGCAAGGACCTCACGACGTACTCCGACTTCACCGTCGCGCCGGGCGACCGCGTCGCCTTCACCATCAGCTGGCAGCCCTCCCACAACCGGCCGCCCGCGCTGCCGGACCCCGAGGGCTCGCTGGAGGCGACCTCGGACTTCTGGCAGGAGTGGATCGAGCACTGCACGTACCACGGCCCCTACCGGGAAGCCGTGATCCGCTCGCTGATCACGCTCAAGGCGCTGACCTACGCGCCGACGGGCGGCATCGTCGCCGCTCCCACCACCTCGCTGCCCGAGGAGATCGGCGGCAGCCGGAACTGGGACTACCGCTACACCTGGCTGCGCGACGCGGCGATCACCCTCTCCTCGCTGCTGCGCACCGGCTACCGCGAGGAGGCCCGCGCCTGGCGCGAGTGGCTGCTGCGCGCGGTCGCCGGGGACCCGGAGAACCTCCAGATCATGTACGGCATCGCCGGTGAGCGGGAGCTGGGCGAGGCGGAGCTGGACTGGCTGCCGGGGTACGAGAACTCCGGCCCGGTCCGGGTCGGCAACGGCGCGGCGCACCAGCTCCAGCTGGACGTGTACGGCGAGGTCACCGAAGCGCTGCACCTGGCGCACATGACCGGGCTCGCCCGCAACGACTACGCCTCGGTCCTCCAGCTCAAGCTGATCCAGTACCTGGAGAAGCACTGGGACCAGCCGGACGAGGGCATCTGGGAGGTCCGCGGACCGCGCCGGCACTTCGTGCACTCGAAGGTCATGGCCTGGGTCGCGGTCGACCGCACGATCAAGCTGATCGAGGCCGGGGACGCCGACGGACCCCTGGAGCGCTGGCGCGTCCTGCGCGACGACATCCACCGCGATGTCTGCGAGAAGGGGTACGACAAGGAGCGGAACACCTTCACGCAGTCCTACGGCTCGCAGGAGCTGGACGCGTCGCTGCTCCTCATCCCGCAGATGGGCTTCCTGCCGCCGGACGACAAGCGCGTCATCGGCACGATCGAGGCGATCCAGCGCGAGCTGTCCACCGAGGACGGCTTCGTCCTGCGCTACCCGACCTCGGGCGACGACGAGGGCGTCGACGGTCTGGCGGGCGACGAGGGCGCGTTCCTGGCCTGCTCGTTCTGGCTGGCCGACGACCTGGCGATGATCGGCCGCGTCGACGAGGCCCGCAAGCTCTTCGAGAAGCTGCTGTCGCTCCGCAACGACCTGGGGCTGCTGGCCGAGGAGTGGGACTCCAAGCACCAGCGCCAGGTGGGCAACTTCCCGCAGGCGTTCAGCCATGTGCCGCTGATCGACACGGCGCTGCGGCTGACGGCGTCGGGAGCGTACGGGGGCTGA